From a region of the Zingiber officinale cultivar Zhangliang chromosome 4B, Zo_v1.1, whole genome shotgun sequence genome:
- the LOC121976397 gene encoding uncharacterized protein LOC121976397 isoform X1, protein MGETRACNSKMARERVDDEEGFLVGEKMRGGKAMAAHVSVGWWLVVAACLSCAAAERVGDPESQQQLEVRRHLKRFNKTPVKSIKSPDGDIIDCVHISHQPAFDHPFLKNHTIQMRPNFHPEKLLDDGKATSQKEAMVQQWHQNGRCPEDTIPIRRTTMNDVLRASSVKRYGRKKHKNIPNPLSFDPNLLNENNGHQHAIAYAEGEKYYGAKATINVWQPKVQESNEFSLSQLWILGGSFGEDLNSIEVGWQVSPDLYGDNYTRLFTYWTSDAYQATGCYNLLCSGFIQINNEIAMGASIYPISNYDGSQYDISILVWKDPKEGHWWMQFGRDYVLGYWPSFLFSYLADSAPMIQWGGEAVNSEPDGAHTSTEMGSGHFAEEGYSKASYFRNIQIVDGSNNLRAPTRVGSFTEQSNCYNVQNGNNGEWGQYFYYGGPGRSSTCP, encoded by the exons ATGGGAGAAACTAGAGCGTGCAACAGCAAGATGGCACGGGAAAGAGTAGACGACGAAGAAGGGTTCTTAGTGGGTGAGAAGATGCGAGGGGGGAAGGCCATGGCGGCACACGTTAGTGTGGGCTGGTGGCTGGTGGTCGCGGCCTGCTTATCGTGCGCCGCGGCGGAGCGCGTCGGCGACCCGGAATCGCAGCAGCAGTTGGAGGTGCGGCGGCACCTGAAGCGGTTCAATAAGACGCCCGTCAAGAGCATCaag AGTCCAGATGGAGACATCATAGATTGTGTGCATATCTCTCACCAACCAGCGTTTGATCATCCTTTCCTAAAAAATCACACTATCCAG ATGAGGCCAAACTTTCACCCAGAAAAATTGTTGGATGATGGCAAGGCAACATCACAGAAGGAGGCCATGGTTCAACAGTGGCATCAGAATGGTCGGTGCCCTGAAGACACCATCCCGATAAGGAGGACCACTATGAATGATGTGCTAAGGGCTAGTTCAGTCAAAAGATATGGGAGGAAGAAGCATAAAAACATTCCCAATCCTCTGTCATTTGATCCTAACCTTCTCAATGAGAATAATGGCCATCAG CATGCAATTGCTTATGCTGAGGGTGAGAAATACTATGGAGCAAAAGCAACAATTAATGTCTGGCAGCCAAAGGTCCAGGAATCCAATGAGTTCAGTCTCTCTCAGCTCTGGATATTAGGGGGCTCTTTCGGGGAGGATCTTAACAGCATTGAAGTTGGTTGGCAG GTCAGCCCAGATCTGTATGGGGACAATTACACAAGGCTTTTTACTTATTGGACT AGTGATGCATACCAAGCAACTGGCTGCTACAACCTACTGTGTTCTGGTTTCATTCAAATAAACAATGAGATTGCGATGGGTGCCAGCATCTACCCAATTTCGAACTATGACGGATCACAATACGATATAAGCATACTTGTTTGGAAG GATCCTAAGGAGGGGCACTGGTGGATGCAATTTGGGAGGGACTATGTGCTCGGCTACTggccttcctttctcttctcctaccTGGCAGACAGTGCGCCAATGATCCAATGGGGAGGGGAGGCTGTGAACTCTGAGCCAGATGGTGCGCATACTTCCACAGAGATGGGGAGTGGGCACTTCGCTGAAGAAGGATACAGCAAGGCGAGCTACTTCAGGAACATTCAGATAGTTGATGGTTCTAACAATCTAAGAGCTCCAACAAGGGTCGGATCCTTCACGGAGCAATCGAATTGCTACAATGTGCAGAATGGGAACAATGGTGAATGGGGGCAATACTTCTACTATGGAGGACCTGGTAGAAGCTCTACTTGTCCGTAG
- the LOC121976396 gene encoding tubulin alpha-3 chain, whose translation MREIISIHIGQAGIQVGNACWELYCLEHGIQPDGIMPSDSSVGMACDAFNTFFSETGAGKHVPRAIFVDLEPTVIDEVRTGTYRQLFHPEQLISGKEDAANNFARGHYTVGKEIVDLCLDRVRKLADNCTGLQGFLVFNAVGGGTGSGLGSLLLERLSVDYGKKSKLGFTIYPSPQVSTAVVEPYNSVLSTHSLLEHTDVAVLLDNEAIYDICRRSLDIERPTYTNLNRLISQVISSLTTSLRFDGAINVDITEFQTNLVPYPRIHFMLSSYAPVISAEKAYHEQLSVPEITNAVFEPSSMMAKCDPRHGKYMACCLMYRGDVVPKDVNAAVATIKTKRTVQFVDWCPTGFKCGINYQPPTVVPGGDLAKVQRAVCMISNNTAVAEVFSRIDHKFDLMYAKRAFVHWYVGEGMEEGEFSEAREDLAALEKDYEEVGAEGADEDGEDPEDY comes from the exons ATGAGGGAGATCATCAGCATTCACATTGGCCAGGCCGGGATCCAGGTCGGCAATGCCTGTTGGGAGCTGTACTGCCTCGAGCACGGCATCCAGCCTGATGGCATAATGCCCAG CGATAGCTCAGTTGGAATGGCTTGCGATGCCTTCAATACGTTCTTCAGTGAAACTGGTGCTGGAAAGCATGTACCTCGGGCCATATTTGTGGATCTGGAGCCGACTGTCATTGACGAAGTTAGAACAGGAACTTATCGCCAGCTCTTCCACCCTGAGCAGCTCATCTCTGGAAAGGAAGATGCTGCAAATAATTTTGCCAGGGGTCATTACACAG TGGGGAAGGAAATCGTAGATCTCTGCTTAGATCGTGTTAGGAAACTCGCTGACAACTGCACTGGTCTGCAAGGGTTTTTAGTCTTCAACGCTGTTGGTGGTGGTACTGGATCTGGTTTGGGATCTTTACTCTTGGAGAGACTCTCTGTTGATTATGGCAAGAAATCAAAGCTTGGCTTCACCATCTATCCCTCTCCTCAG GTCTCTACGGCAGTTGTGGAGCCATATAACAGTGTGCTTTCTACTCATTCTTTGCTCGAGCACACTGATGTTGCAGTGCTCTTAGACAACGAGGCAATCTACGATATCTGCCGAAGGTCTCTAGATATTGAGCGGCCCACTTATACCAACCTCAACAGATTGATTTCTCAGGTCATATCTTCCTTGACCACCTCTCTAAGGTTTGACGGAGCCATTAATGTGGATATCACTGAGTTCCAGACTAATCTTGTCCCGTATCCTAGAATCCATTTCATGCTTTCCTCGTATGCCCCAGTTATTTCAGCTGAGAAAGCATACCATGAACAACTATCTGTCCCTGAAATCACGAATGCTGTATTTGAGCCTTCCAGCATGATGGCTAAATGTGATCCCAGACATGGAAAATACATGGCTTGTTGTTTGATGTACCGCGGAGATGTTGTCCCCAAGGATGTCAATGCTGCCGTTGCCACCATTAAGACTAAAAGAACCGTCCAATTTGTTGATTG GTGCCCTACTGGTTTCAAGTGTGGTATTAACTACCAGCCGCCCACAGTGGTGCCTGGCGGAGACCTAGCCAAGGTTCAGCGTGCTGTGTGCATGATCAGCAACAACACTGCCGTTGCCGAAGTATTCTCAAGAATTGACCACAAGTTTGATCTCATGTACGCCAAGCGAGCATTTGTTCACTGGTACGTTGGTGAAGGAATGGAAGAAGGGGAGTTCTCAGAAGCACGAGAGGACTTGGCTGCACTCGAGAAGGATTACGAGGAGGTTGGCGCAGAAGGTGCAGATGAAGACGGGGAAGATCCTGAAGATTACTAA
- the LOC121976397 gene encoding uncharacterized protein LOC121976397 isoform X2 — MGETRACNSKMARERVDDEEGFLVGEKMRGGKAMAAHVSVGWWLVVAACLSCAAAERVGDPESQQQLEVRRHLKRFNKTPVKSIKSPDGDIIDCVHISHQPAFDHPFLKNHTIQMRPNFHPEKLLDDGKATSQKEAMVQQWHQNGRCPEDTIPIRRTTMNDVLRASSVKRYGRKKHKNIPNPLSFDPNLLNENNGHQHAIAYAEGEKYYGAKATINVWQPKVQESNEFSLSQLWILGGSFGEDLNSIEVGWQVSPDLYGDNYTRLFTYWTDPKEGHWWMQFGRDYVLGYWPSFLFSYLADSAPMIQWGGEAVNSEPDGAHTSTEMGSGHFAEEGYSKASYFRNIQIVDGSNNLRAPTRVGSFTEQSNCYNVQNGNNGEWGQYFYYGGPGRSSTCP, encoded by the exons ATGGGAGAAACTAGAGCGTGCAACAGCAAGATGGCACGGGAAAGAGTAGACGACGAAGAAGGGTTCTTAGTGGGTGAGAAGATGCGAGGGGGGAAGGCCATGGCGGCACACGTTAGTGTGGGCTGGTGGCTGGTGGTCGCGGCCTGCTTATCGTGCGCCGCGGCGGAGCGCGTCGGCGACCCGGAATCGCAGCAGCAGTTGGAGGTGCGGCGGCACCTGAAGCGGTTCAATAAGACGCCCGTCAAGAGCATCaag AGTCCAGATGGAGACATCATAGATTGTGTGCATATCTCTCACCAACCAGCGTTTGATCATCCTTTCCTAAAAAATCACACTATCCAG ATGAGGCCAAACTTTCACCCAGAAAAATTGTTGGATGATGGCAAGGCAACATCACAGAAGGAGGCCATGGTTCAACAGTGGCATCAGAATGGTCGGTGCCCTGAAGACACCATCCCGATAAGGAGGACCACTATGAATGATGTGCTAAGGGCTAGTTCAGTCAAAAGATATGGGAGGAAGAAGCATAAAAACATTCCCAATCCTCTGTCATTTGATCCTAACCTTCTCAATGAGAATAATGGCCATCAG CATGCAATTGCTTATGCTGAGGGTGAGAAATACTATGGAGCAAAAGCAACAATTAATGTCTGGCAGCCAAAGGTCCAGGAATCCAATGAGTTCAGTCTCTCTCAGCTCTGGATATTAGGGGGCTCTTTCGGGGAGGATCTTAACAGCATTGAAGTTGGTTGGCAG GTCAGCCCAGATCTGTATGGGGACAATTACACAAGGCTTTTTACTTATTGGACT GATCCTAAGGAGGGGCACTGGTGGATGCAATTTGGGAGGGACTATGTGCTCGGCTACTggccttcctttctcttctcctaccTGGCAGACAGTGCGCCAATGATCCAATGGGGAGGGGAGGCTGTGAACTCTGAGCCAGATGGTGCGCATACTTCCACAGAGATGGGGAGTGGGCACTTCGCTGAAGAAGGATACAGCAAGGCGAGCTACTTCAGGAACATTCAGATAGTTGATGGTTCTAACAATCTAAGAGCTCCAACAAGGGTCGGATCCTTCACGGAGCAATCGAATTGCTACAATGTGCAGAATGGGAACAATGGTGAATGGGGGCAATACTTCTACTATGGAGGACCTGGTAGAAGCTCTACTTGTCCGTAG